The following coding sequences are from one Veillonella rodentium window:
- the glmM gene encoding phosphoglucosamine mutase produces MARLFGTDGVRGVVNEFLTPELAYHLGRAAGTYFSKKKAHPTFLIGRDTRISGSMLESSLAAGICSVGGNVVIAGVIPTPAVAYLVQQQGFDAGAVISASHNPYPDSGIKFFDGSGFKLPDEVEDQLETYVYQSANNELPRPTGDGIGRIEHNSNLAHFYAHFVRHTINTSLDGMTIVYDGANGAASSVGPEILAGLGAKVININVNPDGLNINHHCGSTHIEGLQVAVQQHHADLGIANDGDADRCLLVDEKGQVLDGDQIMLLCALKLKEEGKLKDDTIVGTVMSNIGFHKAAEELGMKTVSTAVGDRYVLEYMREHDLSIGGEQSGHVIFLDHNTTGDGMLTAVQVAALVKEKGKPLSELAGIMTKYPQVLVNVRVATKTGWEDNDLIKAAIVTAEGELGDEGRVLVRASGTEPLIRVMAEGPNQEALQSLCQEIADIIGREQGLA; encoded by the coding sequence ATGGCTCGATTATTTGGTACAGACGGTGTGCGCGGAGTGGTCAACGAGTTTTTGACACCTGAGTTGGCATATCATTTGGGACGTGCAGCGGGCACTTATTTCAGTAAAAAAAAGGCGCATCCTACATTTTTGATCGGTCGCGATACGCGTATTTCCGGCTCTATGCTGGAAAGTTCGTTGGCTGCAGGAATTTGTTCCGTCGGCGGCAATGTGGTTATCGCCGGTGTTATACCGACTCCTGCCGTGGCGTACCTCGTGCAACAACAAGGTTTTGACGCCGGAGCTGTTATTTCCGCATCTCACAATCCGTATCCGGATAGCGGTATCAAATTCTTTGACGGCAGCGGGTTTAAATTACCTGATGAAGTGGAAGATCAATTAGAAACCTATGTATACCAAAGTGCGAACAATGAATTGCCCCGTCCGACCGGTGATGGCATAGGCCGCATTGAACATAACAGCAATTTGGCGCATTTTTATGCTCATTTTGTACGTCATACCATCAATACGTCCTTAGATGGTATGACCATCGTGTATGACGGTGCGAACGGTGCCGCATCCAGCGTGGGGCCTGAAATTTTAGCGGGCCTCGGTGCAAAGGTTATCAATATCAATGTCAATCCGGACGGACTTAATATCAACCATCACTGCGGATCCACTCATATCGAGGGTTTGCAGGTGGCGGTACAGCAACATCACGCCGATTTAGGCATCGCTAATGACGGTGATGCGGACCGTTGCCTTTTGGTGGATGAAAAGGGCCAAGTGCTGGACGGTGACCAGATCATGCTGTTATGCGCCCTTAAACTGAAGGAAGAGGGAAAACTCAAAGATGATACCATTGTAGGTACGGTAATGAGTAATATCGGCTTTCATAAAGCGGCGGAGGAATTGGGTATGAAAACCGTATCCACCGCTGTCGGTGACCGCTATGTGCTTGAATATATGCGCGAACATGATTTATCTATTGGCGGTGAACAGTCGGGTCATGTTATCTTCCTAGACCATAATACGACCGGTGACGGCATGTTGACGGCGGTACAGGTGGCGGCCCTTGTGAAAGAAAAGGGAAAACCGCTTTCCGAATTGGCGGGGATCATGACGAAATATCCTCAGGTACTTGTGAACGTACGGGTTGCCACAAAGACCGGCTGGGAAGATAATGATCTCATCAAAGCCGCTATCGTAACAGCTGAGGGTGAACTCGGCGACGAAGGCCGCGTGCTTGTACGCGCATCCGGCACGGAACCGTTGATTCGCGTCATGGCGGAAGGCCCCAATCAGGAAGCATTACAGTCCCTATGTCAGGAAATTGCCGATATCATCGGTAGAGAACAGGGGTTAGCATAA
- a CDS encoding CdaR family protein has protein sequence MMIHLKRNWVAKLLSILAAIVMWFFIMRDQNPVMEVTYNVPIQVQNLESNYIIEDAPASARVVLSGPRDTIITMKADVLKAYIDASGVKPGQNNVTITFTPPAGMTLVEVKPDNITINVDEYAERKLPVEIVPLGKFSDDVALKSVTIVPKEVTVSGRKQQVNAAAKVVMKVNLTGQTKNFSSVGALEAWDNSGNVLDVHVNPAQGQAQYELNLLRKDKAVPINVPTTGTVADGYEVKSITQSPSQLTITGREEIVDSVNEIQTEPIDISSVNTPIQGTYNLVLPNGISSNVSTVRIKIDVQKKENT, from the coding sequence ATGATGATTCATTTGAAACGCAACTGGGTTGCGAAATTACTGTCCATTTTGGCTGCAATCGTCATGTGGTTCTTCATCATGAGGGATCAAAACCCTGTGATGGAGGTTACCTATAATGTGCCGATTCAAGTTCAAAATTTAGAATCAAATTATATTATCGAGGATGCACCGGCATCGGCTCGTGTGGTCTTGAGCGGACCTCGAGATACGATTATTACGATGAAAGCCGATGTTCTCAAGGCTTATATCGACGCCTCCGGAGTAAAGCCGGGTCAGAATAATGTGACTATAACTTTCACCCCGCCGGCGGGTATGACGCTTGTGGAGGTTAAACCGGATAATATCACTATCAATGTTGATGAATATGCGGAACGAAAATTACCTGTTGAAATCGTGCCGCTAGGTAAATTCTCCGATGATGTGGCGTTGAAGTCCGTCACGATTGTTCCGAAAGAGGTGACCGTATCGGGCCGCAAACAGCAGGTCAATGCGGCTGCAAAGGTTGTCATGAAGGTAAACCTTACGGGACAGACTAAAAACTTCAGCAGCGTAGGCGCTCTTGAAGCATGGGATAACAGCGGTAATGTATTGGATGTGCATGTCAATCCGGCACAGGGGCAGGCACAATATGAATTGAATTTATTGCGCAAGGATAAGGCTGTACCGATAAACGTACCGACCACGGGAACCGTAGCTGATGGCTATGAGGTCAAATCTATTACACAATCTCCGTCTCAGCTGACGATTACGGGACGTGAGGAAATTGTGGACAGCGTGAATGAAATTCAAACGGAGCCGATTGATATATCCAGTGTGAATACACCGATACAGGGCACATATAATCTAGTATTGCCGAACGGTATTAGCAGTAATGTCTCGACGGTGCGTATTAAAATAGATGTTCAGAAGAAAGAAAATACGTAA
- a CDS encoding nucleotidyltransferase family protein, protein MTAVKDDCVTAFKAVKESIDREPFHIGIVLLAGGQSKRMGCNKLLLPWRNKTVLDAVCEALRSGWDGVDILSLTDCKRPFVAITGDDHDKLAPIVRRYDFEAIQNTRPEQGQGISIAMGVRHLLDLTPIPLDGILCSVGDQPLLTGPVVGQIIEAFEEHADPKTIVVPHYGAAYRSGNPVLFGSHWFSALQQIDGDQGGKTIIRGIGKDHVVKVWISDDIGVDIDTPDDFKHLQGRESETL, encoded by the coding sequence ATGACTGCTGTGAAAGATGATTGTGTGACCGCTTTTAAAGCGGTGAAGGAATCTATAGATCGTGAACCTTTCCATATAGGTATTGTCCTGTTAGCAGGCGGTCAATCAAAGCGCATGGGATGTAATAAGCTGTTATTACCGTGGCGCAATAAGACTGTTCTTGATGCGGTTTGTGAGGCGCTCCGATCAGGTTGGGACGGGGTTGATATATTGTCTCTGACGGATTGCAAGCGGCCCTTTGTAGCCATAACCGGCGATGATCATGACAAGCTGGCACCTATCGTAAGGCGCTATGACTTTGAAGCGATTCAAAATACTCGTCCCGAACAGGGGCAGGGGATATCCATTGCCATGGGGGTACGTCATCTATTGGATTTGACGCCGATACCCCTTGACGGCATCCTGTGTTCCGTAGGGGATCAGCCTTTATTGACGGGGCCTGTCGTAGGACAGATTATAGAGGCGTTCGAAGAGCATGCTGATCCCAAAACAATTGTCGTACCTCATTACGGGGCGGCATACCGGTCGGGAAACCCCGTACTGTTCGGATCTCATTGGTTTTCGGCATTACAGCAAATCGATGGTGATCAAGGCGGAAAAACCATTATTCGCGGTATCGGTAAGGATCATGTGGTGAAGGTCTGGATTAGTGATGATATCGGGGTCGATATCGATACACCTGATGATTTTAAGCATTTGCAAGGTCGTGAAAGCGAGACATTATGA
- a CDS encoding XdhC family protein — protein sequence MNREFVEYLSARQNETLAVATILFTRGSTPRKAGTSMVVFPDGSIFGTIGGGRAENEIRLSAVDSLKKKEAHRRIEVRLDDDAAVKEGMVCGGEMDVWIETQNI from the coding sequence ATGAATCGTGAGTTTGTTGAATATCTCAGTGCCCGTCAGAATGAAACATTAGCGGTGGCTACGATCCTGTTTACTCGCGGTTCTACGCCACGTAAAGCGGGAACGTCGATGGTGGTATTCCCTGACGGATCCATCTTCGGTACGATCGGCGGCGGTCGTGCGGAGAATGAAATTCGGCTTAGTGCCGTCGATTCCCTGAAGAAAAAGGAAGCTCATCGTCGCATCGAAGTTCGACTTGACGATGATGCGGCCGTTAAGGAAGGCATGGTCTGCGGCGGCGAGATGGATGTATGGATTGAAACTCAGAATATTTAA
- a CDS encoding XdhC family protein, whose protein sequence is METIYDVMKNRLHATETTLMVTVLSGPRQGDKTIYAEDGSVLYGTAIEGFIVDKAKLNALCMVGEMECFVQPVENDPSVLVLGAGHVSRAITDLLLFIGCRVTVVDDRPEYVVPEFFDERVIRKCLPLENFKNDLPLDEYNGFIIVTRAHEYDNICLEQLRDYLPAYMGVMGSQKRIHYAFEVLREQGWTQEELDMIYAPIGLDLGAQTPEEIALSIVSEYLAVVRGKKGGSLRKGRVNHES, encoded by the coding sequence ATGGAAACGATTTATGACGTAATGAAAAATCGGTTACATGCGACCGAAACCACCTTGATGGTTACGGTTCTGTCAGGACCGCGACAAGGTGATAAAACTATTTATGCGGAGGATGGCAGTGTTCTTTACGGGACGGCTATCGAAGGCTTTATCGTAGACAAGGCAAAACTGAATGCTCTTTGCATGGTCGGTGAGATGGAATGCTTCGTGCAACCTGTGGAAAATGATCCGTCCGTTCTCGTGTTGGGGGCGGGGCATGTGAGCCGTGCTATTACAGATCTGCTTTTATTCATCGGATGTCGCGTTACTGTTGTGGACGATCGTCCCGAATATGTGGTCCCTGAATTTTTCGATGAACGCGTTATCCGTAAGTGTTTGCCGCTGGAAAATTTTAAGAATGATTTGCCTCTCGATGAATATAATGGGTTTATCATCGTTACGAGAGCTCATGAATACGATAATATCTGTCTTGAGCAATTGCGCGATTATCTGCCAGCTTATATGGGCGTAATGGGCAGTCAGAAACGCATTCATTACGCGTTTGAAGTATTGCGGGAACAGGGCTGGACACAGGAGGAACTCGATATGATTTACGCTCCTATCGGTCTCGATTTAGGTGCGCAAACACCCGAGGAAATCGCTCTGTCCATCGTCAGTGAATATTTAGCAGTGGTACGTGGAAAAAAGGGCGGCTCATTGCGGAAAGGTAGAGTGAACCATGAATCGTGA
- the yqeB gene encoding selenium-dependent molybdenum cofactor biosynthesis protein YqeB: MKPLVLMRGGGDIASGAVYRLKRAGYPVVINEIAIPTMIRREVCYGNAVHRGEMILERYVARHVSIEEIPEMLANDVIPVVTSSYEDLLATLHPSIVVDAILSKKNLGTNKSDAELVVGVGPGFTAGYDVDVVIETMRGHWLGRCIYDGPAQPNTGIPGDVGGFTHERVIHAPKAGLFTAKRHIGDSVQANEVIGYVDDEPVRAKITGILRGILKSGLIVSDHFKLADVDARCEESHCYSISDKSLAVGGGVLEAVTAWDYERNQDGNDL; the protein is encoded by the coding sequence ATGAAACCATTAGTGCTTATGCGTGGAGGCGGTGATATCGCTTCCGGCGCTGTATATAGATTGAAACGGGCCGGCTATCCCGTTGTCATTAATGAAATAGCTATACCTACGATGATTCGTCGCGAGGTCTGCTACGGTAATGCAGTACATCGCGGTGAGATGATTCTGGAGCGATATGTGGCGCGCCATGTGTCCATTGAAGAAATACCGGAGATGTTGGCGAATGATGTGATTCCCGTTGTGACCTCTTCTTATGAAGACTTGCTGGCTACACTACATCCTTCCATCGTGGTGGATGCTATTTTGAGCAAGAAAAATTTAGGCACTAACAAATCCGATGCGGAACTCGTGGTCGGTGTGGGACCTGGATTTACCGCCGGTTATGATGTGGATGTGGTTATTGAAACGATGCGCGGTCACTGGTTGGGACGCTGTATCTATGATGGGCCGGCTCAGCCGAATACGGGTATTCCCGGCGATGTAGGCGGTTTTACTCATGAACGGGTAATTCATGCTCCGAAAGCCGGTTTGTTTACGGCGAAGCGTCATATAGGGGACTCCGTACAGGCCAATGAAGTGATCGGTTATGTTGACGATGAACCGGTTCGTGCAAAGATTACAGGTATTCTCCGGGGAATTTTAAAGAGCGGGCTCATCGTATCGGATCATTTCAAGTTGGCCGATGTTGATGCCCGTTGCGAAGAATCTCATTGTTATAGTATTTCGGATAAATCCCTTGCCGTCGGTGGAGGCGTGCTGGAAGCTGTAACCGCTTGGGACTATGAAAGGAATCAAGATGGAAACGATTTATGA
- a CDS encoding xanthine dehydrogenase family protein molybdopterin-binding subunit — MMKQHIGKSYDKVDAKGILTGKPSYTRDFVPKDALIIKALRSPHAQARIKSIDTSKAKLIPGVEAIFTYEDVPNTRYTLAGQTYPEPSAYDALILDPVVRYVGDEVALIVAKDEATALKAMPLIKVEYDVQTPVLDMHTAIDHETIVHPEDDIHNNIPVGQDYKRNICVSYHKRVGDIEVELAKCDYVVEGTYFDQATRQTSMETFNSFGYIDALGRIVIVSSTQIVFHVRRHIAHALGIPASKVRVIKPRIGGGFGSKQTACTELMTAFVTWKLKKPCYLLYDRTEAQTCSTTRHAREWKIRVGATKDGIIKVIDMDSITAAGAHATHCFTTTTAGEHKSVPLYNKATAVHYGTEGVYTNHTPGGAFRGYGATEALWPLECAVNQLADKMGMDPAELRQKNLIAAGEQSIVYAPDEYLDSGLFQDTVNRVKEMARWDERPHSWDIDERYRGGLGMALALQGSGVANIDVASVEVRLGDDGNYILYTGSSDMGTGSNTVLSQMACEVIGCPMEYMTVIESDTDIVPFDPGSYASSTTYVTGTATKMAAEELRSKIIEKFATFFETDIDNIDFDGVVATTKDGSKKMDIHELAPKLVVGPKAEQLSGSATWGSHTSPPPFMASIAEVKVDKQTGKVIPLHFYSCVDCGTVINPKLARVQVEGGVVQAIGMALYEDVRYSSNGRLETNNLMTYKIPTRQDIGELHTDFVESYEPTGGFGAKSIGEVVINTGCPAIQHAIKNAVGADIRTLPMTPEKVFMGMDEKYKA, encoded by the coding sequence ATGATGAAGCAGCACATTGGCAAATCTTACGATAAAGTCGATGCAAAAGGTATTTTGACGGGTAAGCCGTCCTATACGCGCGATTTTGTGCCGAAGGATGCACTTATTATTAAGGCTCTTCGCAGCCCTCATGCGCAGGCGCGTATAAAGTCTATCGATACATCAAAGGCTAAGCTGATTCCGGGCGTGGAAGCCATCTTTACCTATGAAGATGTACCGAATACAAGATATACATTGGCGGGGCAGACGTATCCGGAACCGTCTGCATATGATGCACTCATCTTGGATCCTGTAGTCCGTTACGTCGGTGATGAGGTGGCTCTCATTGTGGCTAAGGATGAAGCGACAGCATTAAAGGCGATGCCTCTTATCAAGGTGGAGTATGATGTGCAGACGCCGGTTCTCGACATGCATACGGCTATAGATCATGAAACAATTGTCCATCCGGAGGATGATATTCACAATAATATTCCTGTAGGGCAGGATTATAAACGCAATATTTGCGTATCCTATCATAAACGTGTCGGAGATATCGAGGTGGAACTCGCAAAATGCGATTATGTGGTGGAAGGAACTTATTTTGACCAGGCGACACGTCAGACGTCGATGGAAACGTTTAACAGCTTTGGCTATATTGACGCATTGGGACGTATTGTCATCGTATCATCTACGCAGATTGTATTCCATGTGCGTCGTCACATTGCACATGCTCTCGGAATTCCGGCATCGAAGGTGCGCGTTATCAAGCCGCGTATCGGCGGCGGTTTCGGTTCTAAACAAACGGCGTGTACCGAATTGATGACCGCCTTTGTGACATGGAAGCTAAAGAAACCTTGTTATCTTCTGTACGATCGTACAGAGGCACAGACGTGTTCCACGACTCGTCATGCTCGTGAGTGGAAGATTCGTGTCGGAGCTACGAAGGACGGTATTATCAAGGTTATTGATATGGATTCCATCACGGCTGCAGGCGCTCATGCGACACATTGCTTCACGACGACCACGGCCGGGGAACATAAATCCGTTCCTCTTTATAATAAAGCGACGGCTGTTCACTATGGTACCGAAGGTGTATACACAAATCATACACCGGGCGGTGCGTTCCGTGGCTATGGTGCTACAGAGGCATTGTGGCCTTTGGAATGTGCAGTCAATCAGTTGGCCGATAAAATGGGCATGGATCCGGCGGAATTACGTCAAAAGAATTTGATTGCCGCAGGCGAACAGAGCATAGTATATGCACCTGATGAATATCTTGATTCCGGTCTTTTCCAGGATACGGTAAATCGAGTAAAAGAAATGGCCCGATGGGATGAACGGCCTCATTCCTGGGATATCGATGAACGGTATCGAGGCGGCCTCGGTATGGCTTTAGCTTTACAGGGATCCGGTGTTGCCAATATCGATGTGGCTTCCGTAGAAGTTCGCCTTGGCGATGACGGGAACTATATATTGTATACCGGTTCTTCCGATATGGGTACGGGTTCTAATACCGTATTGAGCCAGATGGCGTGTGAAGTTATCGGTTGTCCTATGGAATATATGACGGTTATTGAATCCGATACGGATATTGTACCGTTCGATCCCGGCTCTTATGCATCCAGTACAACCTATGTAACGGGTACGGCCACAAAAATGGCGGCGGAAGAGTTACGCAGCAAGATTATTGAAAAGTTTGCGACGTTCTTTGAAACAGATATTGATAATATTGACTTCGACGGTGTTGTAGCCACCACAAAGGACGGTTCCAAGAAGATGGATATTCATGAATTGGCGCCGAAGTTAGTGGTGGGGCCTAAAGCGGAACAGTTATCCGGTTCTGCTACATGGGGCAGCCATACATCACCACCTCCGTTCATGGCATCCATTGCGGAAGTGAAGGTCGATAAACAGACAGGTAAAGTAATTCCTCTTCACTTCTACTCCTGTGTTGACTGCGGAACCGTCATCAATCCTAAATTGGCGCGCGTTCAAGTTGAAGGCGGTGTAGTTCAGGCGATAGGCATGGCATTGTATGAAGATGTGCGGTATTCCTCTAACGGTCGTTTGGAAACAAATAATCTCATGACGTATAAAATACCGACTCGTCAGGATATAGGGGAACTTCATACGGACTTTGTGGAGTCCTATGAACCGACAGGCGGATTTGGTGCCAAATCAATCGGCGAAGTCGTTATAAATACGGGATGTCCTGCTATTCAACATGCCATTAAAAATGCTGTCGGTGCCGATATCCGCACATTGCCTATGACACCGGAGAAGGTATTTATGGGAATGGACGAGAAATATAAAGCATAG
- the yqeC gene encoding selenium cofactor biosynthesis protein YqeC translates to MNEQTSYWNRLVQPGIVALVGAGGKTTVLSKLVEYGRLKGQPMVVTTTTRLYESQVAHYEPIYTTDINEADEYCTERILRGYCGAWFSGITGTKVDSLDCDFIDGLSRLHPNWQIVVEADGAKEKWLKAPKTTEPVIPSLTKTTIGLVNLQMLGTSLDDEHVHNIELVQDIVKRDMGAIVTPRMLADIVLHKQGLFQYSRGKKVLFCTGYDTVQHRIIDDFIDQIVDSDISAIILADGYKASCEIRRIIQCR, encoded by the coding sequence ATGAATGAACAAACATCGTATTGGAATCGTTTGGTACAGCCGGGGATCGTCGCTCTCGTAGGGGCCGGCGGTAAGACGACAGTATTATCCAAGCTGGTGGAATATGGCAGGTTGAAAGGTCAACCGATGGTGGTTACCACCACGACGCGTCTTTATGAATCACAGGTGGCTCATTATGAACCGATTTATACAACGGATATTAATGAAGCCGATGAATATTGTACGGAACGTATTTTGCGAGGCTATTGCGGTGCGTGGTTTTCGGGCATTACGGGAACCAAGGTGGACTCCTTAGATTGCGATTTTATCGATGGACTCTCACGTCTACATCCTAATTGGCAAATCGTCGTAGAGGCGGACGGTGCGAAGGAAAAATGGCTGAAAGCGCCGAAGACGACGGAACCGGTTATACCGTCATTGACGAAGACCACCATAGGGCTCGTTAATTTACAGATGTTGGGGACCAGTCTCGATGATGAACATGTTCATAACATCGAGCTCGTTCAGGATATCGTGAAACGTGATATGGGCGCTATCGTGACGCCGCGTATGCTGGCGGACATCGTGCTGCATAAGCAGGGGCTGTTTCAGTATAGTCGGGGCAAGAAAGTTTTGTTTTGTACCGGTTACGATACGGTGCAACATCGCATTATCGACGACTTTATCGATCAAATCGTAGACAGTGATATTTCCGCCATCATCTTGGCCGACGGATATAAGGCGAGTTGTGAAATCCGTCGCATTATTCAATGCCGATAG
- a CDS encoding NAD(P)/FAD-dependent oxidoreductase — translation MIRIINLRVAVTVKSDIKDIVEKKYPALRGTIQTIHVVRRAVDARKKPNIVFVYTLFIEVKHEAQVMKRLGKQKDVSLFHAEEPEPIVIGSVPLAHRPVVMGFGPAGMLAAFYLAREGYRPIVFERGQDVDTRSMDVETFWKQGLFKPESNVQFGEGGAGTFSDGKLTTRITHPRLHEISKYFVEFGAPEEILYKHKPHVGTDKLRTMVKAMRERIIEWGGEVRFGAKITDLFIENNCIVGVEVNHNERIDTTVVLSGVGHSARDTYEMLHKRHVEMTAKPFAIGVRIEHDQSIIDQSQYGVEPASLGLGAAEYSLVYHDKESGRTAYSFCMCPGGQVVASASEEGGVVTNGMSLYARDSGVANSAIVVNVGPDDFGTHPLDGVAFQREWERKAFNLGGSNFHAPAQTVGQFLGLSQAPTVADSVYSYEPGVVNCDLHECLPDYVTSVLERALPYWGRRIYGFDDPKVCMTGVETRTSAPLRIGRNEERVSPTVGGFYPMGEGAGYAGGIMSAALDGAETAILCMAKYARPSIDN, via the coding sequence ATGATCAGAATAATAAATCTCCGCGTGGCCGTTACGGTCAAGTCGGATATTAAAGATATTGTAGAAAAGAAATATCCAGCGCTACGCGGTACGATTCAAACAATTCATGTCGTACGCCGTGCCGTTGATGCTCGTAAGAAACCGAATATCGTATTTGTGTACACTTTGTTTATAGAGGTGAAGCACGAGGCGCAGGTTATGAAAAGATTGGGGAAACAGAAGGATGTATCCCTGTTTCATGCGGAAGAACCGGAACCGATTGTGATCGGTTCCGTGCCTCTGGCTCATCGTCCCGTTGTTATGGGCTTCGGGCCCGCAGGAATGCTGGCCGCTTTTTATCTTGCCCGTGAAGGGTATCGGCCCATCGTTTTTGAACGGGGGCAGGATGTGGATACGCGCAGTATGGACGTGGAAACATTTTGGAAACAGGGGCTGTTCAAACCGGAATCCAATGTGCAATTCGGTGAAGGCGGTGCCGGTACATTCTCGGATGGCAAGTTGACGACGCGCATCACTCACCCTAGGCTCCATGAAATTTCCAAATATTTCGTTGAATTCGGGGCTCCTGAGGAAATCCTGTACAAGCATAAACCTCACGTAGGGACTGATAAATTACGGACCATGGTGAAAGCCATGCGCGAACGCATCATTGAATGGGGCGGTGAGGTGCGTTTCGGGGCGAAGATAACGGATTTATTTATTGAAAATAATTGTATTGTAGGCGTTGAAGTCAATCACAATGAACGCATCGATACGACTGTTGTTCTGTCCGGCGTCGGACATAGTGCCCGCGATACCTATGAAATGCTTCATAAACGTCATGTTGAAATGACTGCAAAGCCTTTTGCTATCGGTGTTCGTATCGAGCATGATCAGTCGATTATCGATCAGTCGCAATACGGTGTGGAGCCGGCCAGCTTGGGCCTTGGTGCAGCGGAATATTCCCTGGTGTATCACGATAAGGAATCAGGCCGCACCGCATACAGCTTCTGTATGTGTCCCGGCGGTCAGGTGGTGGCCTCCGCATCCGAAGAGGGCGGCGTCGTAACGAATGGCATGAGCTTATACGCCCGCGACAGCGGTGTAGCGAACAGCGCCATCGTCGTGAATGTGGGACCAGACGATTTCGGAACACATCCCCTTGACGGTGTTGCCTTTCAGCGCGAATGGGAGCGAAAAGCGTTTAACTTGGGCGGGTCCAATTTTCATGCACCGGCTCAGACGGTGGGGCAATTCTTAGGGCTTTCACAGGCTCCGACCGTAGCGGACAGCGTATACAGTTATGAACCAGGTGTAGTGAACTGCGACTTGCACGAGTGCCTGCCGGACTATGTGACGTCCGTTCTTGAGAGGGCTTTGCCGTATTGGGGGCGCCGTATTTATGGCTTTGACGATCCGAAGGTGTGCATGACGGGGGTGGAAACTCGCACGTCCGCACCGCTTCGCATAGGGCGCAATGAGGAGCGTGTATCGCCTACGGTGGGAGGCTTCTACCCTATGGGGGAAGGTGCCGGTTATGCAGGCGGTATCATGAGCGCCGCCCTCGACGGCGCCGAAACGGCAATTCTCTGTATGGCTAAATATGCCAGACCGTCAATTGACAATTAG
- the cdaA gene encoding diadenylate cyclase CdaA: protein MHFDALIHTFRFLDIVDILTVAIGIYYMYKLLKDTRAVSLLKGLVILAVLNLLSHLLNLYVINWILQQGMTVLLFALPVVFQPELRRALEQLGRGRIFSKAQNVNEEEMDMAINEVMAAARVMSREHTGALIVFEREVGLNDFVDTGILIDAVLSRELIKNIFVPSTPLHDGALIIRDGRIRAAGCLLPLTEDRTLSTELGTRHRAAIGLSEQTDAVVVVVSEETGTISYTYGGRIYRHLPEDQIKEALRTFMERPRQTITSMWKWRAKK, encoded by the coding sequence ATGCATTTTGACGCACTTATACATACCTTTAGGTTCCTTGATATCGTTGATATTTTAACGGTTGCTATCGGTATTTACTATATGTATAAACTGCTTAAAGATACACGGGCCGTATCTCTCTTGAAGGGCCTTGTCATCTTGGCGGTATTGAATTTATTGAGTCATCTGTTAAATCTGTATGTAATTAACTGGATTTTACAACAAGGGATGACGGTACTTCTCTTCGCGTTGCCTGTCGTATTCCAGCCGGAATTGCGTCGTGCCCTTGAACAGTTGGGGCGGGGGCGAATTTTCAGTAAGGCTCAAAACGTGAACGAAGAGGAAATGGATATGGCCATCAATGAAGTGATGGCGGCGGCTCGCGTCATGTCCCGTGAACATACGGGGGCGCTCATCGTATTTGAACGCGAGGTGGGTTTGAACGATTTTGTCGATACGGGGATTCTCATAGACGCCGTATTGAGTCGTGAGCTCATAAAAAATATATTCGTTCCCAGTACACCGCTTCATGATGGCGCCTTGATCATTCGGGACGGGCGTATCCGTGCGGCCGGATGTCTGTTGCCGTTAACTGAGGATCGCACATTGAGTACGGAACTGGGTACTCGTCACCGTGCTGCAATCGGCTTATCCGAACAGACCGATGCGGTCGTTGTCGTCGTCAGTGAGGAAACGGGGACCATTTCGTACACATATGGCGGACGTATTTATCGTCATTTACCGGAAGACCAGATTAAAGAGGCTTTGCGTACCTTTATGGAACGCCCTCGTCAAACCATTACAAGCATGTGGAAATGGAGGGCGAAAAAATGA